A genomic region of Branchiostoma lanceolatum isolate klBraLanc5 chromosome 4, klBraLanc5.hap2, whole genome shotgun sequence contains the following coding sequences:
- the LOC136432315 gene encoding uncharacterized protein, which yields MPAFSMTPIAPSLALAVCFLVAASQTATSGPPQRPPTWPATFSVSFQEEQHISVILISRNTGAWYYDFANRRARFDHSHGQLDFFCDGVGLRPRERRSECQLFFTPLGMFVHFPRDQMCCRACGATEGCGVLKPTWLTGATYLGNETIDGRTCHGWEIQGAAATDRWYQAEDGTPCQYWEKIVYPPHAVHTITFNTTSYQLGPIPGSVFDVPKYCNVTCPKKPPHQQGAHGTS from the exons ATGCCTGCCTTCAGCATGACTCCCATCGCCCCTTCCCTCGCCCTCGCTGTGTGTTTCCTGGTGGCGGCGTCTCAAACCGCGACTTCTGGACCTCCTCAGAGGCCGCCAACATGGCCGGCCACCTTCTCCGTTAGTTTCCAAGAGGAGCAGCACATTTCCGTCATACTCATCAGCCGAAACACCGGGGCTTGGTACTACGACTTCGCCAACCGCAGGGCAAG GTTCGACCACTCGCACGGCCAGCTAGACTTCTTCTGCGACGGCGTGGGTCTGAGGCCGAGGGAAAGGCGCAGCGAGTGTCAGCTCTTCTTCACCCCCCTGGGGATGTTCGTGCACTTCCCCCGGGATCAGATGTGCTGCCGGGCCTGCGGCGCGACCGAGGGGTGCGGCGTGCTCAAGCCCACCTGGCTGACCGGGGCGACTTATCTCGGGAACGAGACTATCGACGGGCGGACCTGCCACGGCTGGGAAATACAAGGGGCTGCGGCAACGGACAG GTGGTACCAGGCAGAGGACGGCACGCCCTGCCAGTACTGGGAGAAGATCGTGTACCCGCCTCACGCCGTCCACACCATCACATTCAACACAACCTCCTACCAGCTCGGACCAATCCCCGGTAGCGTGTTCGACGTTCCCAAATACTGCAACGTCACCTGCCCCAAAAAACCGCCTCACCAGCAAGGGGCGCACGGAACTTCCTGA